In Vicugna pacos chromosome 10, VicPac4, whole genome shotgun sequence, the following proteins share a genomic window:
- the DDIAS gene encoding DNA damage-induced apoptosis suppressor protein → MNRRRKFLLASVLALQNSSFIYPSCQRCFSRIILISKRSNCPKCGSTGEAENASYRYKLSLKVAESNKLFGITVFGSCLDAFFGLTATGLHRYIQDPNEIPETLDSDTTQNLLTKAVETCFVGQSFIFGVTNFENQYGQGSGSNNFLQQCSDLKKEVKALIACQIVLPDPGVVGFTVIDYFHQLLQLSDVRKLRCGSQAPSSRFLALEHSSSDFSSICGPDSSSCCSESHGRENFSGFRQPSLELISTDSQLTDDDDFSASEQSKAIGTLPQNRKCISFTEATGSNTCHDTTHISWSFVSYMDKKSTAQKLCEEPGLQANQPRAVHSNHHEIRVPGSNLFPLKVEEPLEPTNTKSFHSTVEIKNRYSQCELKYRQYHDVDTLRGRQERSVCCPPPSLRFEEIAGGSQDCEPEIWDDLPFSESLNEFLAAFENEISLTHTDVSSRKCHLDNNVGKLPVDHSRLSVTPNRTTSVLNTPPIALRSPQVTAKANTSKDNFLSNCEANLSPSVHKESQPENTAEAISISSSGRDTSENFLPNVYLSALFPSSKGSGTTSTLKSTEIPSHRAEVSLTCSTSESDHSCLKGKYFNGCGEKSLSEMSEKLTTLHSRRYNDVSSLHTLENKQYSRLPKNQGDSFPICRKLTYPLEALCSSPNRSTNTLKEMHYEHTSNNLTQNCSTGHEGGYNASADLFDDSAKEMDIATEMTKKSQDILLQWGKPLAESHQTESDFSLRSLSENSSQSSQKLSLQSTSASLYPRTCSSSPHFQSDLEYDFEDSQDFVPCSQSTPVARFHQTRIHGEMKGAFKKFPAFYSDLDANYKKTRLSSENDTQQAIPTCPKNIKTPSQKSRSPTISGMTQPEIFNSCPVAECPESDVDEWVPPTTQKVFLSEMHGFQAMCLRKFPAAYNSPDQKELPRKKRKYIKQRTNKCLIKKELNLKNMLTAAVTNQKTPEYNRIRSGWIFKESVLGLGSCSEVKCCLPLSENWPLSMPDTKSAWSPELFSQNVT, encoded by the exons ATgaatagaagaagaaaatttCTTCTCGCCTCAGTTCTTGCTCTCCAGAATTCAAGTTTTATATATCCTTCATGTCAAAGGTGCTTTTCTCGGATAATCCTGATCTCCAAAAG GTCTAATTGTCCAAAATGTGGCTCTACTGGTGAAGCTGAAAATGCCAGTTACAGATATAAACTTTCCTTAAAAGTTGCAGAGTCAAACAAATTGTTTGGTATTACCGTATTTGGAAGCTGCTTAGATGCATTTTTTGGTCTTACAGCCACTGGTTTGCACAG GTATATTCAGGATCCTAATGAAATTCCCGAAACACTGGACAGTGATACAACTCAGAACCTATTAACTAAAGCAGTTGAAACTTGCTTTGTTGGACAAAGCTTCATTTTTGGAGTGACG AATTTTGAAAACCAATATGGACAAGGTTCAGGTTCCAATAACTTCTTACAGCAGTGCTCAGATCTCAAGAAAGAAGTTAAAGCGCTTATAGCTTGCCAGATTGTTCTACCAGACCCAGGTGTTGTAGGCTTCACTGTCATTGACTATTTCCATCAGCTTTTGCAGCTTTCTGATGTCAGGAAACTTCGTTGTGGTTCCCAGGCACCTAGCAGCCGCTTCCTTGCTTTAGAACACTCAAGTAGTGATTTCAGCAGCATATGTGGCCCTGACAGCAGCTCTTGTTGTTCTGAGTCCCATGGCAGAGAGAATTTTTCAGGATTCAGGCAGCCATCACTTGAACTCATTTCCACTGATTCACAACTAACAGATGATGATGATTTTTCAGCTTCAGAACAAAGCAAGGCCATTGGTACTCTTCCCCAGAACAGAAAGTGCATCTCCTTTACAGAGGCCACTGGTTCCAACACCTGCCATGATACCACTCATATTTCGTGGAGCTTTGTTTCATATATGGATAAAAAGAGTACAGCACAAAAGTTGTGTGAAGAACCTGGCTTACAAGCTAATCAGCCAAGAGCAGTTCATAGCAATCATCATGAAATTAGAGTCCCTGGCTCTAATTTATTCCCTTTGAAAGTGGAAGAGCCCCTTGAGCCAACTAATACAAAATCCTTTCACAGTACAGTGGAAATTAAAAATAGGTATTCCCAGTGTGAACTAAAATATCGCCAGTATCATGATGTAGATACCCTCCGTGGCCGTCAGGAGAGATCTGTGTGTTGTCCACCTCCATCACTCAGATTTGAAGAGATAGCTGGTGGTTCCCAGGACTGTGAACCTGAGATCTGGGATGATCTACCATTCTCTGAAAGCCTAAACGAATTTCTGGCAGCTTTCGAAAATGAGATTTCTCTAACTCACACAGATGTCAGTAGCAGGAAATGTCATCTAGATAATAACGTTGGTAAATTACCTGTAGACCACAGCAGGTTATCAGTAACTCCCAACAGAACTACTAGCGTACTGAATACGCCACCCATAGCCTTAAGATCACCACAAGTGACAGCCAAAGCAAACACCAGCAAAGATAACTTCCTTTCCAACTGTGAAGCGAATCTAAGTCCTAGTGTTCATAAGGAGTCACAACCAGAGAACACCGCAGAGGCTATCTCTATAAGTAGTAGTGGAAGAGACACATCTGAAAATTTTCTACCAAATGTTTATCTGTCAGCTCTGTTTCCATCTTCAAAAGGCTCAGGCACAACAAGTACTCTCAAGTCTACTGAAATTCCATCACATAGGGCTGAAGTTTCACTTACGTGCAGTACTTCAGAGAGTGACCATTCTTGTCTCAAAGGCAAATATTTtaatggatgtggagaaaaatcGCTTTCAGAAATGAGTGAAAAGTTGACAACTTTGCATTCTAGGAGGTATAATGATGTTTCCAGCCTTCACACCTTAGAAAATAAACAGTACTCTAGGTTGCCAAAGAACCAGGGTGACAGTTTTCCAATTTGCAGGAAACTCACATATCCTTTAGAAGCTCTCTGCAGTAGTCCAAATAGAAGTACGAATACACTGAAAGAAATGCATTATGAACACACCAGTAATAACTTAACACAGAACTGTTCTACTGGTCATGAAGGTGGCTACAACGCTTCTGCTGATCTCTTTGATGATAGTGCTAAAGAAATGGACATTGCAACAGAAATGACCAAAAAGTCACAGGATATTTTGTTACAGTGGGGAAAGCCTTTGGCAGAAAGTCATCAGACGGAATCTGATTTTTCATTGAGATCCCTTTCTGAAAACTCTAGCCagtcttcacaaaaattatccttgCAAAGCACATCTGCTTCTCTGTATCCAAGAACATGTTCCTCTTCACCTCATTTTCAGTCAGATTTGGAGTATGACTTTGAAGATAGCCAAGATTTTGTTCCATGTTCACAGTCAACTCCAGTTGCACGATTCCACCAAACTAGAATTCACGGCGAGATGAAAGGAGCTTTCAAAAAATTTCCTGCCTTTTATTCAGATCTTGATGCTAACTATAAAAAAACAAGGCTTTCCTCTGAAAATGACACACAGCAAGCCATCCCTACCTGTCCAAAAAATATAAAGACACCCAGCCAGAAATCCAGAAGTCCTACTATATCTGGTATGACACAACCAGAGATTTTCAACAGCTGTCCTGTTGCTGAATGCCCTGAAAGTGATGTTGATGAATGGGTCCCTCCTACCACACAAAAAGTATTTCTTTCAGAAATGCATGGATTCCAGGCCATGTGTCTAAGGAAATTTCCTGCTGCTTATAATTCTCCTGATCAAAAAGAATTACCAAGAAAAAAACGGAAATATATCAAACAAAGaactaataaatgtttaattaagaAGGAGTTAAATTTAAAGAATATGCTTACAGCAGCAGTTACAAATCAGAAAACTCCTGAATATAACAGAATAAGGTCaggctggattttcaaagagtcAGTGTTGGGACTTGGTTCTTGTTCAGAAGTCAAATGTTGCCTTCCACTTTCAGAAAACTGGCCACTTTCCATGCCTGACACTAAAAGTGCATGGTCTCCTGAATTGTTTTCACAAAATGTCACCTGA